The DNA region GGTTTTATTTTACCTAAATATTTTTCTGACATATAACTTCTAATCCAATATTCATCGCTTTTTGCCATTTCTATTATGGGAGTCGAGGCATTAACAATTGAACCAACTTCATATGCCCTTGTTAGTATTGTTCCATCAGTTGGAGCTTTAAGTATTGTATCATTAAAATTAATTCTTTGTAATTCTTCTTGTGCTTTTAAAGCTCTAAGTTTTGCTATAGCTGATTGAATATCTTCTTTTTCATAACCATTTTTTAATAAATTATAGTTACTCTTTGCATATAAGAATAAAGCTTTTGCATTATCATAAACAAGTTTTATATCATCATAATTTTGTTTTGATATTGAATTTTTATTTAATAATATAGTATTTCTATCTAAATCTTTCTTTGCTTTTTTCATAGCAACTTCTTTTTGTAATAAAGTTGCTTTAGCTTTATTTATATCTTCTTTTCTATAACCTTTTTGCAGTTTATTTAAATATGCAGCTTGTTGTAAAACTTGTGCTTTAATATTATTTAAAGATTGTTGATAAATTGAATTATCTAAAATAGCTATTATTTGATTTTTTTTTACATCATCACCTTCATCAAAATAAATATTTTGGATTTTTCCTCCAACTCTAAATCCTAAAGAGACTGTTCTAACATCAATATTTCCATAAAAATTAGTAGTTTTTTCATCCTCTTGGCAACCATTAAATAATATAAAGATAAAAATAAATGTAGGTAGTAATAATAAATTTTTCATATAAACTCCAAATATAATAATTAATAATTATACTCTTGGATTCTTATTATTAAATAATAGATAGAAAAAATAATGATTGATTTTATTAAATGTGTAAATAAGTAGTATTGGTTGCGGAAGCTAGATTTGAACTAGCGACCTTCGGGTTATGAGCCCGACGAGCTACCTGGCTGCTCTATTCCGCGATATAAAGTGGATGGGGTAGCAGGATTCGAACCTGCGAATGACGATACCAAAAACCGTTGCCTTACCACTTGGCGATACCCCAACCTTTAAGTGCCGAAATTATAGTGAAAATAGTCTTATTTGTCAAGAGTAACTTTAGCTATTTTTTCAAATTTTTTGATATAATTTAAAATATATAAATAAATTTTATTAAAAAAGAGAAATTATGTCAGCAACAAAAAGAGTAGAAGAAGCAATAGAAGAAATAAGAAAAGGTAACATGGTTATCATGTTAGATGATGAAGATAGAGAAAATGAAGGTGATTTAGTTTATGCCGCTGCATTGAGTACTCCTGAAAAAGTTAATTTTATGGCATCTCATGCAAAAGGATTAATTTGTGTATCTGTAACAAAAGAAACAGCAAATAAATTAAAATTAAATCCTATGGTTGAATCAAATACTTCATCATATGAAACTGCATTTACCGTATCTGTAGATGCAATAGATGCAGCAACAGGAATTAGTGCAGGCGAGAGAGATGATACAATTAAAATTTTAGCAAATCCTGTTTCAAAAGCAGAACAATTAGTAAGACCAGGACATATTTTTCCATTAATTGCAAAAGATGGAGGAGTTTTAGTTAGAACAGGTCATACAGAAGGAAGTTTAGATTTATGTAAATTGGCAGGCTTTAATGGGGAAGCTGTAATTTGTGAAATTATGAAAGATGATGGAACAATGGCAAGAAGAGATGATTTAGATAAATTTGCAAAAAAACATAAACTAAAACAAATATATATATCTGATTTAGTAGAGTATAGACTTTCGCATGAAAAATTAGTAGAAGAGGTTCATTCTGAACAAACTAAATTTTTTAATTCAAATGTAATAAAAAAAGACTTTAAAGATCATCTTGGAAATATACATACTGCTATAATATTCAAAGAATTAGAAGATGTTTCTCATGTAAAATTTCATACAGTAATTCCAGATATAAAACTTTTTATGAATAGTGATAAAATAAATTCTATGTTAAAAACTATTAATTTCTTAGAATCAAAAGGTGGCATCTTAATCTTTTTAAGTGATGGAAAATCAAGAAAAGAATCACAAAAAGATTATGGAATTGGTGCTCAAATATTAAACTCATTAAATATTAAAAAGATTAAATTAATGACAAGTGGAGGAAAACATTCTTTCGTTGGTTTACAAGGATTTGGATTAGAAATAAAAGAAGAAATTCAAATAGAAGGATAAAAAACAAAGAGTATAAATACTCTTTGTTAATTTTAATAATTATATTTGTGGACCTGCTGCAGTAAAATCAAATTCACTTTCAAGTGTTAAATATTTTTTAAAGTTTTCAATATACATACCTGCAAGTTTTTTTGCCATTTCATCATATGCTTGTTTATCTTCCCAAGTATTTCTAGGATTTAATACTTCTGTATCAACTCCATGTAAAGTTTTTGGTATAGATAAATTAAAATGTGATAAAGTTTCAAAATCTGAATTATTAATAGACCCATCTAAAATAGCATTAATACAAGCTCTAGTGTTTTTAATACTCATTCTTGATCCAATACCATAAGGTCCACCTGTCCATCCAGTATTAACTAAGAATACATTTACATTATGTTTATCTATTTTTTCACCTAATAATTCAGCATAAACTGTAGGATTTAGAGGTAAAAATGCTTCTCCAAAACAAGAAGAGAATGTAGCAACTGGTTCAGTAATTCCTCTTTCAGTTCCTGCAACTTTAGCAGTATAACCACTTAAGAAATAATACATAGCTTGATCTCTAGTAAGTTTTGCAACTGGAGGTAAAACACCAAATGCATCTGCACATAAGAAAATAATATTACTTGGATGTCCACCACTCATTGTTGGTGCATGGTTTTCAATATGTTCAATTGGATAAGAAACTCTAGTATTTTCTGTTTTACTAGCATCTTTATAATCTACTTCACCATTTTCATCACAAACAACGTTTTCTAAAATAGCGCCTTTTTTGATTGCATTATAAATTTCTGGTTCAGAGTCTTTATCTAAGTTAATAACTTTAGCATAACAACCTCCCTCAAAGTTGAAAATACCATTATCATCCCAGCCATGTTCATCATCACCAATTAGAGCTCTATTTGGATCTGTTGAAAGTGTTGTTTTCCCTGTTCCACTAAGTCCAAAGAATAGTGCAGTATCACCATCTTTACCAATATTTGCAGAACAATGCATTGACAATTTTCCTTCTAATGGAAGCCAGTAATTCATCATAGAGAAAACTCCCTTTTTCATCTCACCAGCATACCAAGTTCCACCAATAATTGCACAATTTTCTTCTACATTGAAAACAACATAAACTTCCGAATGTAAATTATGACTTACATATGATTTATCTATTGTTTTACAAGAATTATAAATTGTAAATTCTGGTTTAAAATTATCTAACTCTTCTTGTGTTTGTGGAACAATAAACATATTTTGAATAAAATGTGCTTGCCACGCAACTTCAGTGATAAATCTTACAGATTTTCTACTATCTAAACTAGAACCACAATAAACATCAGTAACATAAAGATCTTTATTACTTAATTGTTTTTTTGAATTAATAAGTAAATCTTCATATACATCTTTTGTAACAGGTTGGTTAATTTCTCCCCAAGAAATATACTTATTTGATGGGTCTTGATTAACAAAAAACTTATCTTTAGGACTTCTTCCAGTAAAGATACCAGTATCAATCATTAGTGCACCAGTTGATGAAACCTTGGCTCCTTCATTATTTACTGCATGAGCAATTAATGTATCAATATCTAGATTTCTGTACACTTTTCCTACGTTTTCAAGTCCAAGTGAATTTTTAATTTCAGGCATTTTTTATACTCTTTCTTACTATTATTTATTTTTTATTATTTAAAAATTGATAAAAGTACACCAGCAGCAACCGCCGAACCGATTACACCAGCAACATTTGGTCCCATTGCATGCATTAGTAAAATATTA from Malaciobacter molluscorum LMG 25693 includes:
- a CDS encoding HlyD family efflux transporter periplasmic adaptor subunit, which encodes MKNLLLLPTFIFIFILFNGCQEDEKTTNFYGNIDVRTVSLGFRVGGKIQNIYFDEGDDVKKNQIIAILDNSIYQQSLNNIKAQVLQQAAYLNKLQKGYRKEDINKAKATLLQKEVAMKKAKKDLDRNTILLNKNSISKQNYDDIKLVYDNAKALFLYAKSNYNLLKNGYEKEDIQSAIAKLRALKAQEELQRINFNDTILKAPTDGTILTRAYEVGSIVNASTPIIEMAKSDEYWIRSYMSEKYLGKIKPGMTAKIYTDSSNKVYKATVSFISSIAEFTPKSVQTEDLRTDLVYRFRLILNNYDDTIRQGMPVTIKFDNFKE
- a CDS encoding bifunctional 3,4-dihydroxy-2-butanone 4-phosphate synthase/GTP cyclohydrolase II, which translates into the protein MSATKRVEEAIEEIRKGNMVIMLDDEDRENEGDLVYAAALSTPEKVNFMASHAKGLICVSVTKETANKLKLNPMVESNTSSYETAFTVSVDAIDAATGISAGERDDTIKILANPVSKAEQLVRPGHIFPLIAKDGGVLVRTGHTEGSLDLCKLAGFNGEAVICEIMKDDGTMARRDDLDKFAKKHKLKQIYISDLVEYRLSHEKLVEEVHSEQTKFFNSNVIKKDFKDHLGNIHTAIIFKELEDVSHVKFHTVIPDIKLFMNSDKINSMLKTINFLESKGGILIFLSDGKSRKESQKDYGIGAQILNSLNIKKIKLMTSGGKHSFVGLQGFGLEIKEEIQIEG
- the pckA gene encoding phosphoenolpyruvate carboxykinase (ATP), whose protein sequence is MPEIKNSLGLENVGKVYRNLDIDTLIAHAVNNEGAKVSSTGALMIDTGIFTGRSPKDKFFVNQDPSNKYISWGEINQPVTKDVYEDLLINSKKQLSNKDLYVTDVYCGSSLDSRKSVRFITEVAWQAHFIQNMFIVPQTQEELDNFKPEFTIYNSCKTIDKSYVSHNLHSEVYVVFNVEENCAIIGGTWYAGEMKKGVFSMMNYWLPLEGKLSMHCSANIGKDGDTALFFGLSGTGKTTLSTDPNRALIGDDEHGWDDNGIFNFEGGCYAKVINLDKDSEPEIYNAIKKGAILENVVCDENGEVDYKDASKTENTRVSYPIEHIENHAPTMSGGHPSNIIFLCADAFGVLPPVAKLTRDQAMYYFLSGYTAKVAGTERGITEPVATFSSCFGEAFLPLNPTVYAELLGEKIDKHNVNVFLVNTGWTGGPYGIGSRMSIKNTRACINAILDGSINNSDFETLSHFNLSIPKTLHGVDTEVLNPRNTWEDKQAYDEMAKKLAGMYIENFKKYLTLESEFDFTAAGPQI